ACCAGACCCATCTGGGTGAGGAAGTCGGTACGCCATCCCGGCGGTGTGGCCTGGACGCCGCCGCGGTAGGGCGTTGCGTCCAGCAGAAGTGCCTTCTTGCCCGCGAACTGCGGGTGGTCGGCGGCCACGGCGGTGAACCTGTCGTCGACCTGTTTGATCAGGTTGGTCATCTCGGTGTTCTTGAACACCGCCTGCCCGATGATGGTGGCCTGATCCTTCCAGGGTTCGAAGAACGCCTGGGTGCCCGTCTGCGCGACCGTGGGCGCGATCTCGGACAGCCGCGCGTAGGTGTCGGCGTCCAGGCCCGCGTTGGTGGCGATGATGAGGTCGGGGCTCAACGCCTTGATCTGATCGACCGGGATCCCGTTGTCGAGGTTGAGCACCGCGGGTTGGGCTCCGCCGAGTTTCGGCTGCGCCCAAGGCCATACGCCGAAGGGCTCGCCGCCGAACCAGTCGGTCACCGCGATTGGCACGACGCCGACCGCCAGCAGGTCGTCCTGTTCGGTGAGCCCCGCGCTGACCACCCGCCGGGGCGGGCCGGGGATCGTGGTGTCGCCGAAGGCGTGGCGGACGGTGACCGATCCGTCGTCGGCGACTTCGCCGGGCTTGTCGGTGCTGCACGCGGCGACGAGTGCCAATCCGGCGGTCACCGCCAGAAACCCGCGCCGGGTCAGTGGTGTCGGCACTTCGCCAGCGTACGGTCAGTGCGGGGTGAAGCCGCCGAACAACACGGTGGCCGCGACCGGTCGCGAACGATTCACGGTGTGAACGCGACGGTGAGCGCCTGCTGCGCGGCCGCGGTGTCGCCGTCGATCTTCGCCGTGTCCAGCAGGTCGCGCCGCTTCCACAGCCCGAGGTACAGGTCCTCGGCGGGTGCGGTCACGGTGGCCACGGGTTCGGTTTGGTCGGCACCGCCGACGGTCCAGGTGTGGTCGGTGTCGGCGGTGCGGAACTGCACGGGTGCGCTCACCGGATCGGTGCGGTTGCGGTGCACCTGCCTCGGGTAGAACACGGTGAGGATCTCGTCGACGCCGTCGGCGCAGAAGTCGGGGGCGAAGCTCGCGTGGCCTCCGACCGCGCTGTGCAGGTCCACCCGGTGGATCGCGTGTTCATGGGCCTGGCGCCGGGTCCAGAACCCCGCGAGTCGGGGTTTCGGGCCGAAACCCCAGCACGGTTCGTCGGCATTGATCGCGCGCATCGCGGTCAGGTAGTCGGGGATGCCGTCGAGGAAATCGGCGACCACCCGGGTCGGGTCGGCCTGCGGCTGCGGTACTTCGGCGACCTCGCGGGTGCGCAGGATCTCACGGACCCAGGTCTGGATGGACCACAGGTGGCCCAGCAGGTCGGCGACCGTCCAATCGGGGCAGGTCTGGACCGGACTGCTCAGCTCGGTGTCCTCGGCGAGGGCGAAAGACTGGAAGGCGAGCACGTCGGTCTGCAGTTGCGTCAGGAGCGTGTTGTCGTCCACACGTGCACATTACGGGTTGGTCAGACCTCGGAGAAGAACGGCGAGGCCGAACTCGAAGGCATCGTCGGCGCGCGCGGGTTTGGGGGCGCCCGTGGCCAGGGCGGCGGCCAGTTCCTGGCCCACCTCGGCGCCGGATTCCCAGGGTTCGTCGGGGGCGGCGAGGTCGAGTGCCGATCCGAGCACGTAGTTGTCGATCAGCGTGATGATGCGCAGCGAGTCGGCGGCGTCGAAGCCGGCGCGGCGCAGGGTGACCGCCAGCGCGTTGTACATCCGGAACGCCTGCGTGCTGTTGACGGCGTGGATGGTCAGCAGCGGGATCAGCCGGGGATAGCGGGCGAAGCTGCGGCGGTAGGAGCGCATGATGTCGGCCACGACGTCCACCCAGGGCCGGTCGGCGTCGAGGTCGGGCAGGCTGACCTCGGACATCGCGCGCTCGCGCAGCAGTTCGACGATCTGTTCGCGACCCGCCACGTGGTTGTAGAGCGAGGACGGGCTGACCTTGAGCTTGCGGGCCAGCTCGGGGATGGTGAATCCACCGGTGGCGTTGACCAGATCCAGTGCCGCAGTGGCGATCCGGTCGGTCGACAAGATCGGTGTGGATGGACGACCCATGGCCGGATGCTCCCTTGTTGTGACCTACCGCTTTACAACACGTGGTCCACGCCACACAATAAACGAATCTCATTCGTTTTAGGAGCATGATGATCACCTTGACCGCCACCGCCCCCGAGTCGCTGTCGCGCAGCACGGCCTCGCAGCGGCCGCCGCTGCGGGTCGGTCTGGTGCAGCACCGCTGGCGATCCGACGCCGACGAGTTGGTCAAGGTGCTGCGCGAGGGCATCGACCGCGCCGCGGGTGAGGGCGCGACCGCGATCTTCCTGCCGGAGATCACACTGCTGCGGTACCCGGCGGACACGCCCGCAGGTCCGAACCCGGGAGACTCGGCCGAGGATCTGACCGGCGGGCCGACATTCGAACTCGCGGCCGAGGCGGCCCGCGCCAACGGCGTGTTCGTTCACGCGTCGCTGTACGAAAAGGCACCGGCCGCAGACGGTCTGGGCTACAACACCGCCATCCTGGTCTCGCCGGCGGGGGAACTCGTCGGCCGCACCCGCAAGATGCACATCCCGATCTCGGCCGGCTACTACGAGGACACGTATTTTCGCCCTGGTCCGGCCTCGGCGGATGACGACCCGTATCCCGTGTACCACCCGGAGGGGCTCGGCGCCCGCATCGGGCTGCCCACGTGCTGGGACGAGTGGTTTCCCGAGGTGGCCCGCAGCTACTCGCTGCGCGGCGCCGAGATCGTCGTGTACCCGACCGCCATCGGGTCGGAGCCGGTGTTCCGGGACTTCGACACCCAGCCGCTGTGGCAGCAGGTGATCGTGGCCAACGGCATCAGCAGCGGCCTGTTCATGGTGGTGCCCAACCGCACCGGCGACGAGGGGAAGGTGTCCTTCTACGGTTCGTCGTTCATCTCCGATCCGTTCGGGCGGGTGCTGGTGTCGGCTCCGCGCGACGAGGAGGCGGTCCTGGTCGCCGACCTCGATCTGGATCAGCGCCGCGACTGGCTCGAGCTGTTTCCGTTCCTGCTCACCCGACGGCCCGACAGCTACGGCTCGCTGACCGAGCCGGTGGACCCCGACCGCCCGTACGGTGCGGGTCATGCGGCCACGGCCGTGGTGAAGTAGGCCGAGATCCGTGGGTTCATATGTCATGCCCGCCGAGGGTGCGCCACAGCAGCGGGTGTGGATGGCGTTCCCGTGCGAGGGCTACTCCCTCGGTGACTCCGAGGCCGACCGCCACGAGGCGCGCTCGACGTGGGCCGCTGTCGCGCACGCGATCTCGCGGTTCGAACCCGTGACCATGCTTGTCGACCCCGCCGAGATCGACGCGGCCAGACGTTACGTCTCACGGGACGTCGAGCTGATCGAGGCGCCGCTGAACGACGCCTGGATGCGTGACATCGGACCGACCTTCGTGCATGCCGACGACGGGTCGGTGGCCGCGGTCGACTGGACCTTCAACGGGTGGGGCGCACAGGACTGGGCGCGCTGGGACCGCGATGCCCGCATCGGCGCGACGGTCGCCGAACTCGCCGGGGTACCGGTCGTTGCGTCGTCACTTGTCAACGAGGGCGGTGGAATCCACGTCGACGGCAACGGCACCGTGCTGCTCACCGAGACCGTGCAACTCGATCCGGGCCGCAATCCCGGACTCACCAGGCAACGGGTGGAGGAGGAACTCGCCAGGACCATCGGTGGTACCGACTTCGTCTGGTTGCCCCGCGGGCTGACCCGCGACAGTCAGCGTTTCGGCACCCGCGGGCACGTCGACATCGTCGCGGCCATCCCGGCTCCCGGCCGGCTGCTGTTACACACCCAGCGCGCCGAATCACATCCGGACACCGTGGTATGCAAGGAGATTCGCGCCGTGATCGAGGAGACCGGGCGCTTCGACATCGTGGAGATGCCTGCTCCGGACACGCTCACCGACGCCGAGGGGCCGGTGGACTACAGCTACATCAACCATCTCGTGGTCAACGGCGGTGTGATCGCGTGCGGATTCGACGACCCGCGCGACGCCGACGCCGCGGTGATCCTGGCCGAGCAGTATCCGGGCCGCGAGGTGGTGACCGTCGACGCGCGCCCGTTGTTCGCCCGCGGCGGCGGAATCCACTGCATCACCCAGCAACAGCCGGCACCACTGTCACGCGGAAAGGCCTCATGAGCGAGCGTATTGTCCCGGCCGTGAATCCATCGACCCTCTTCTCCAACGGGGTGATCTGGAATCCCCACGGGGGCACGGACACCGACGCACTGCTGGTCTCCGACGGTGTCGTGCAGGCCGTCGGCGACCAGGCGAGGGCCGGCTCCGCCGATGTCGAGGTGGATCTGGACGGCGGGTTCCTGATGCCGTCGTTCGGCGACGGGCATGCCCACCCGCTCTACGGTGGTCTCGAATCGGCGGGTCCCGCCGTGCGCAAGGGCACGTCGGTCGACGAGATCGTCGCCGCGGTCAAGGAATACGCCGACGCTCACCCCGACGAGGAGTGGATCATCGGTGCGTCCTACGACGGCAGCCTGGCGCCCGACGGTCTGTTCGACGCCCGCTGGCTCGACGCAGCCGTACCGGACCGCCCGGTGGTGTTGCGCGCGTGGGACTACCACACGTTCTGGGTGAACTCGGC
This region of Mycolicibacterium goodii genomic DNA includes:
- a CDS encoding ABC transporter substrate-binding protein gives rise to the protein MPTPLTRRGFLAVTAGLALVAACSTDKPGEVADDGSVTVRHAFGDTTIPGPPRRVVSAGLTEQDDLLAVGVVPIAVTDWFGGEPFGVWPWAQPKLGGAQPAVLNLDNGIPVDQIKALSPDLIIATNAGLDADTYARLSEIAPTVAQTGTQAFFEPWKDQATIIGQAVFKNTEMTNLIKQVDDRFTAVAADHPQFAGKKALLLDATPYRGGVQATPPGWRTDFLTQMGLVVPEVPALIPRDQMASVLDSADVLIWTTESDQERDALLADPVVAELATTKADRNIFTTKELAGAIAFASPLSYPVVADQLPQELARVLG
- a CDS encoding maleylpyruvate isomerase family mycothiol-dependent enzyme — protein: MDDNTLLTQLQTDVLAFQSFALAEDTELSSPVQTCPDWTVADLLGHLWSIQTWVREILRTREVAEVPQPQADPTRVVADFLDGIPDYLTAMRAINADEPCWGFGPKPRLAGFWTRRQAHEHAIHRVDLHSAVGGHASFAPDFCADGVDEILTVFYPRQVHRNRTDPVSAPVQFRTADTDHTWTVGGADQTEPVATVTAPAEDLYLGLWKRRDLLDTAKIDGDTAAAQQALTVAFTP
- a CDS encoding TetR/AcrR family transcriptional regulator C-terminal domain-containing protein, which encodes MGRPSTPILSTDRIATAALDLVNATGGFTIPELARKLKVSPSSLYNHVAGREQIVELLRERAMSEVSLPDLDADRPWVDVVADIMRSYRRSFARYPRLIPLLTIHAVNSTQAFRMYNALAVTLRRAGFDAADSLRIITLIDNYVLGSALDLAAPDEPWESGAEVGQELAAALATGAPKPARADDAFEFGLAVLLRGLTNP
- a CDS encoding nitrilase-related carbon-nitrogen hydrolase; translated protein: MITLTATAPESLSRSTASQRPPLRVGLVQHRWRSDADELVKVLREGIDRAAGEGATAIFLPEITLLRYPADTPAGPNPGDSAEDLTGGPTFELAAEAARANGVFVHASLYEKAPAADGLGYNTAILVSPAGELVGRTRKMHIPISAGYYEDTYFRPGPASADDDPYPVYHPEGLGARIGLPTCWDEWFPEVARSYSLRGAEIVVYPTAIGSEPVFRDFDTQPLWQQVIVANGISSGLFMVVPNRTGDEGKVSFYGSSFISDPFGRVLVSAPRDEEAVLVADLDLDQRRDWLELFPFLLTRRPDSYGSLTEPVDPDRPYGAGHAATAVVK
- a CDS encoding agmatine/peptidylarginine deiminase, with amino-acid sequence MGSYVMPAEGAPQQRVWMAFPCEGYSLGDSEADRHEARSTWAAVAHAISRFEPVTMLVDPAEIDAARRYVSRDVELIEAPLNDAWMRDIGPTFVHADDGSVAAVDWTFNGWGAQDWARWDRDARIGATVAELAGVPVVASSLVNEGGGIHVDGNGTVLLTETVQLDPGRNPGLTRQRVEEELARTIGGTDFVWLPRGLTRDSQRFGTRGHVDIVAAIPAPGRLLLHTQRAESHPDTVVCKEIRAVIEETGRFDIVEMPAPDTLTDAEGPVDYSYINHLVVNGGVIACGFDDPRDADAAVILAEQYPGREVVTVDARPLFARGGGIHCITQQQPAPLSRGKAS